A window of Bradyrhizobium sp. AZCC 1610 contains these coding sequences:
- the lipB gene encoding lipoyl(octanoyl) transferase LipB: MVNDRQSLDLTMFAQAAKGGGEVEWRISAAPVPYPEAVTEMESRAAGIADQRATELVWLLEHPPLYTSGTSGKEGDLLDPRFPLFTTGRGGQLTYHGPGQRVAYVMLDLKRRRPDVRAYVAGLEEWIIRTLDAFNVRGERREDRVGVWVRRPDKGTGYEDKIAAIGVRLRRWVSFHGIAINVEPELAHFSAIVPCGVADPRYGVTSLVDLGLPVTMEDVDVALRQAFEEVFGATSARLPEATA, from the coding sequence ATGGTTAATGACCGCCAAAGCCTTGATTTGACGATGTTCGCGCAGGCCGCCAAAGGCGGCGGCGAGGTCGAATGGCGGATTTCGGCTGCTCCTGTGCCCTACCCCGAGGCCGTGACTGAGATGGAATCACGCGCGGCCGGTATCGCCGATCAAAGGGCGACCGAACTGGTCTGGCTGCTGGAGCATCCCCCGCTCTACACCTCGGGCACCAGCGGCAAGGAAGGCGACCTGCTCGATCCGCGCTTCCCGCTTTTCACCACTGGCCGCGGCGGCCAGCTCACCTATCATGGCCCCGGCCAGCGGGTGGCCTATGTGATGCTCGACCTCAAGCGCCGGCGGCCGGATGTGCGGGCCTATGTGGCGGGCCTTGAAGAATGGATCATCCGCACGCTCGACGCCTTCAACGTGCGCGGCGAACGTCGCGAGGATCGCGTCGGCGTCTGGGTCAGGCGGCCGGACAAGGGCACGGGCTACGAGGACAAGATCGCAGCGATCGGCGTGCGGCTGCGGCGCTGGGTGTCGTTCCACGGCATCGCCATCAACGTCGAGCCGGAGCTAGCGCATTTTTCCGCGATCGTGCCCTGCGGCGTCGCCGACCCGCGTTACGGCGTCACCTCGCTGGTGGATCTTGGCCTGCCCGTGACGATGGAAGACGTCGACGTCGCGCTCCGGCAGGCGTTTGAGGAGGTGTTCGGCGCAACCAGCGCGCGCCTGCCGGAAGCAACCGCCTGA
- a CDS encoding LysR family transcriptional regulator, with the protein MHPMSDLAVFVRTVDLGSFAAVGTEIELTASGVSRIVTRLERRLGAKLLHRTTRRLVLTQEGETFLVHARGILAAVEAAEADVASVYGRPRGHLRINSGTAFARHRLARLLPQFMEQFPEMTVDLSVSDHRIDPIADQIDVTIRVGPLADSELIAVRLGEVRRIIAGSPRYLERHGVPAQAADLARHNCLQLSGFSRLAQWPMFEQGKRVMAPVKGSIRSDSADLLLDLALAGAGLVRFGDFLGEDAVKDGRLVPVLSYCQDPDPQPITALILPGRQTIPRIRAFVDFLKANV; encoded by the coding sequence ATGCACCCGATGTCAGACCTCGCGGTTTTTGTCCGAACGGTTGATCTGGGGAGTTTTGCGGCCGTGGGCACTGAGATCGAACTGACTGCTTCAGGCGTCTCCCGCATCGTGACCAGGCTGGAGCGCCGTCTCGGGGCCAAGCTTCTGCATCGGACAACGCGGCGGCTGGTGCTGACCCAGGAAGGCGAAACCTTCCTCGTTCATGCCCGAGGCATCCTGGCTGCGGTCGAGGCCGCCGAAGCCGACGTCGCCTCCGTCTATGGACGGCCGCGCGGGCATCTACGGATCAACAGCGGCACCGCGTTCGCAAGACACCGGCTCGCGCGGCTGTTGCCGCAATTCATGGAGCAGTTTCCGGAAATGACGGTCGATCTGTCGGTGAGCGATCACCGCATCGATCCGATCGCCGACCAGATCGACGTCACGATCCGGGTCGGTCCGCTCGCGGACAGCGAATTGATCGCGGTTCGCCTCGGCGAAGTCAGGCGCATCATTGCCGGCAGCCCGCGATATCTGGAGCGCCATGGCGTGCCTGCGCAAGCCGCCGATCTCGCCCGGCACAATTGCCTGCAACTCAGCGGCTTCTCGCGCCTCGCGCAATGGCCGATGTTCGAGCAAGGCAAGCGGGTCATGGCGCCGGTGAAGGGATCGATCCGTTCTGATAGCGCCGACTTGCTTCTCGACCTTGCCTTGGCGGGCGCGGGTCTCGTTCGCTTTGGCGACTTTCTGGGCGAAGACGCTGTGAAGGATGGCAGGCTGGTGCCGGTGCTGTCGTACTGCCAAGATCCCGATCCGCAACCGATCACGGCCCTGATCCTGCCGGGGCGACAAACCATACCGCGGATTCGCGCGTTCGTTGATTTCCTCAAGGCAAACGTTTGA
- a CDS encoding tautomerase family protein has translation MPLARISVPAHLAPAQIRALADAVHEGLVEACGVPPNDRFQLVSAYAPEMMFIDPTFPDVARTPDASIIEILFLEGRTIDQKQNLFRRIADRAVRAGFSGDDVMIALSENAPVDWSLGRGRAFGDQHARMVSSPASAR, from the coding sequence ATGCCCCTCGCCCGCATATCCGTTCCGGCCCATCTGGCGCCGGCCCAAATTCGCGCCCTTGCCGACGCCGTGCACGAGGGTCTTGTCGAGGCCTGCGGCGTGCCGCCCAACGACCGGTTTCAGCTCGTTTCGGCCTATGCGCCGGAGATGATGTTCATCGACCCGACCTTCCCTGACGTCGCGCGCACGCCGGACGCGTCGATCATCGAGATTCTGTTTCTCGAGGGGCGCACGATCGATCAGAAGCAAAACCTGTTTCGGCGGATCGCCGACCGGGCCGTCCGCGCCGGATTTTCCGGAGACGACGTCATGATCGCGCTTAGCGAAAATGCACCGGTGGACTGGTCGCTCGGTCGTGGCCGCGCCTTCGGCGACCAACACGCGCGGATGGTGTCCAGCCCCGCGTCCGCACGCTGA
- a CDS encoding PAS domain-containing sensor histidine kinase — protein MFKKDQHHERDFFESERNFRLLVEGVADYALYMLDPNGMVTSWNSGGQRIKGYSPTEIIGQHFSRFYTEVDRANGKPLRALRIAREQGRYEEDGWRVRKDGTFFWASVVIDAIHEGGKLAGFAKITRDITERREAQLQLEQMHQQLAESQKLDALGQLTGGVAHDFNNLLMVISGSLHTLKKAVGDDPKCLRALSAIEGAAKRGASLTSQLLTFARRQSVNPQAVDVAERIDAVREVLDTGVGSAVTLQFDVDPAIWPVMVDVAEFETALVNLVINARDAMTGGGVITISAHNVAPGGEAGTGGYVAISVQDTGTGIAPDVLGKIFDPFFTTKPIGKGTGLGLSQVHGFAHQAGGTVKVASELGKGTRITILLPRKETAVTAEDTNAVDIGGSGTVLLVEDNPEVASVSASLLEQLGYTVRRVANAEAALREIELDGIDLVFSDIVMPGKMDGLGLARHLRATRPGLPILLASGYSDAALNVRGDFPILRKPYEIHELSQAIAKLPR, from the coding sequence ATGTTCAAGAAAGATCAGCACCACGAAAGGGATTTCTTCGAATCCGAACGTAATTTCCGCCTCCTGGTTGAAGGCGTTGCCGACTACGCGCTGTACATGCTGGATCCGAACGGCATGGTGACGAGCTGGAACAGCGGCGGCCAGCGGATCAAGGGTTACTCGCCCACCGAGATCATCGGGCAGCATTTTTCCCGCTTCTACACCGAAGTCGACCGCGCCAACGGCAAGCCGCTCCGCGCCTTGCGCATTGCCCGGGAACAGGGCCGCTATGAGGAGGACGGCTGGCGCGTCCGCAAGGACGGCACGTTCTTCTGGGCCAGCGTCGTCATCGACGCCATTCATGAGGGCGGCAAGCTCGCCGGCTTCGCCAAGATCACCCGGGACATTACCGAGCGCCGCGAAGCCCAGCTCCAGCTCGAGCAGATGCACCAGCAGCTCGCGGAATCGCAGAAACTCGACGCGCTTGGCCAGCTGACCGGCGGCGTGGCCCATGATTTCAACAATCTTCTGATGGTCATCAGCGGCAGTCTTCACACGCTGAAAAAAGCGGTGGGCGACGATCCCAAATGCCTGCGGGCACTATCGGCGATCGAAGGGGCGGCCAAGCGCGGCGCCTCCCTGACCAGCCAGTTGCTGACATTCGCACGGCGGCAGAGTGTCAATCCGCAGGCGGTCGACGTCGCCGAACGTATCGATGCGGTGCGCGAGGTGCTCGACACCGGCGTCGGCAGCGCGGTGACGCTGCAATTCGACGTCGACCCGGCTATCTGGCCGGTCATGGTCGACGTCGCCGAGTTCGAAACGGCGCTGGTCAATCTCGTCATCAACGCGCGCGACGCCATGACCGGCGGCGGCGTCATCACGATATCGGCGCACAACGTTGCGCCCGGCGGCGAGGCTGGCACCGGCGGATATGTCGCGATCTCGGTGCAGGACACCGGCACAGGTATCGCGCCCGATGTCCTCGGCAAGATCTTCGATCCCTTCTTCACCACCAAGCCGATCGGCAAGGGCACCGGTTTGGGACTGTCGCAGGTTCATGGCTTCGCGCATCAGGCCGGTGGAACGGTCAAGGTGGCGAGCGAACTCGGCAAGGGCACCAGGATCACGATCCTGCTGCCGCGAAAGGAAACCGCTGTCACGGCCGAGGACACCAATGCGGTGGATATCGGCGGCAGCGGCACCGTGCTGCTGGTCGAGGACAATCCGGAGGTCGCATCCGTCAGCGCCAGCCTGCTCGAACAGCTCGGCTACACTGTCCGCCGGGTGGCGAATGCCGAAGCGGCCTTGCGCGAAATCGAGCTCGACGGAATCGACCTCGTCTTCTCCGACATCGTGATGCCCGGCAAAATGGATGGTCTCGGCCTGGCGCGCCACCTGAGGGCCACCAGGCCCGGACTGCCGATCCTGCTGGCCAGCGGCTACAGCGATGCCGCGCTGAACGTGCGCGGCGATTTTCCCATTCTGCGCAAGCCCTACGAAATCCACGAACTCAGCCAGGCGATCGCGAAACTACCGCGGTGA
- a CDS encoding TIGR01777 family oxidoreductase, protein MTSLLWTLIAIQVVMGVFDTFYHHELTERLAWRPSQRYELKLHGVRNMLYALLFLVLGWLEVHGILAMLIIAVLAAEIVITLMDFVEEDISRKLPASERINHTLLAINYGAILVLLLPVLIGWAGQPTGVKSAYTGWLSLIAGAAAVGAALCGLRDFTASKRLSRMTSAPAASLVEKLPARQTVLVTGATGFIGSRLVAGLSGAGHQVIALVRNPAKAGMLPPPITLITSLDQLPDNTHIDAIVNLAGEPIGNGLWTEAKRRRILGSRIDMTGDVVALIARLEHKPSVLVSGSAIGWYGLWQDQVLTESAKSHACFSHELCDAWENAARPAEQHGVRVVCLRIGLVIGTDGGFITRMLTPFEFGLGGPLGSGRQWMSWIERDDLIRLIAHVIAKPEMAGPINATAPIPVTNTKFTEELGRRLHRPAIFRIPDALLRRVGGDFANELLLGGQRVLPNKALSNGFVFRHETLRSAFEAIL, encoded by the coding sequence ATGACGTCGCTGCTTTGGACCCTGATCGCCATTCAGGTCGTGATGGGCGTGTTCGACACATTCTATCACCATGAACTGACGGAACGGCTCGCATGGCGCCCCTCGCAGCGCTACGAGCTTAAGCTCCACGGCGTTCGCAATATGCTCTATGCGCTATTGTTCCTGGTGCTGGGCTGGCTGGAGGTGCACGGCATTCTTGCGATGCTGATCATCGCGGTGCTGGCAGCGGAAATCGTCATCACGCTGATGGATTTCGTCGAGGAGGACATCAGCCGGAAATTGCCGGCCAGTGAGCGCATCAATCACACGCTGCTCGCGATCAACTACGGCGCCATCCTGGTGCTGCTGCTGCCGGTCCTGATCGGTTGGGCAGGACAGCCGACCGGCGTCAAATCGGCTTACACGGGTTGGCTCAGCCTGATCGCGGGTGCCGCAGCCGTTGGCGCTGCGCTGTGCGGCCTGCGCGATTTCACAGCATCAAAGCGTCTTTCGCGCATGACCAGCGCGCCCGCGGCGAGCCTGGTCGAAAAACTGCCTGCGCGGCAGACCGTGCTGGTGACCGGCGCCACCGGCTTTATCGGCAGCCGACTGGTGGCAGGCCTGAGCGGCGCAGGCCATCAGGTCATCGCGCTGGTGCGCAACCCTGCGAAAGCCGGCATGTTGCCGCCGCCGATCACGTTGATCACGAGCCTCGATCAACTCCCCGACAACACGCACATCGACGCGATCGTGAATCTCGCAGGCGAGCCGATCGGCAACGGGCTCTGGACCGAAGCCAAGCGCCGCAGGATTTTGGGCTCGCGCATCGACATGACCGGCGACGTCGTCGCCCTGATCGCGCGGCTCGAACACAAGCCGTCGGTGCTGGTCTCCGGCTCCGCGATCGGCTGGTACGGGCTCTGGCAGGACCAGGTGCTGACGGAATCAGCCAAGTCCCATGCTTGCTTCAGCCACGAACTCTGCGACGCCTGGGAGAACGCGGCGCGTCCGGCGGAACAGCATGGCGTGCGCGTGGTCTGTCTGCGGATCGGCCTCGTGATCGGCACCGATGGCGGCTTCATCACGCGAATGCTGACGCCGTTCGAATTCGGCCTCGGCGGGCCGCTGGGCTCAGGCAGGCAGTGGATGTCCTGGATCGAGCGCGACGATCTGATCCGCCTGATCGCCCACGTGATTGCAAAGCCTGAAATGGCCGGGCCGATCAACGCCACCGCGCCGATCCCCGTGACCAATACAAAGTTCACCGAGGAATTGGGCCGCCGGCTGCACCGGCCCGCGATCTTCCGGATTCCCGACGCGCTGCTGCGCCGCGTGGGCGGCGACTTCGCCAATGAATTGCTGTTGGGCGGCCAGCGCGTGCTGCCGAACAAGGCGCTGAGCAACGGCTTCGTGTTCCGGCACGAAACGCTGCGCAGCGCGTTCGAGGCGATCTTGTGA
- a CDS encoding DUF4166 domain-containing protein, giving the protein MASTRLPRFSATPASNTILLDDHRFHDLLPDEEWGRLPLAIWRRFSKRFAEGETVVYVGTIEEVSFSRFGWWLAQLARIIGGPLPTGAETGVPMVVTVTEDAASGGQIWTRISARSNGFPQVIHSAKRFAGPTGLEEYVGYGVSMALRISVEHEALVFRSVGYSLQIGPLRLPLPPRLTPGDLAVTHSDLGGGTFRFTMEIVHPRFGKLIRQSAVFREAAS; this is encoded by the coding sequence ATGGCGTCCACAAGACTACCAAGGTTTTCCGCAACGCCCGCCTCGAACACCATCCTGCTCGACGACCACCGCTTTCACGACCTGCTGCCCGACGAGGAGTGGGGCCGTCTGCCGCTGGCGATCTGGCGGCGCTTCTCCAAGCGCTTCGCCGAGGGCGAGACCGTGGTCTATGTCGGCACAATCGAGGAGGTGAGCTTCAGCCGCTTCGGCTGGTGGCTGGCGCAGCTTGCGCGGATCATCGGCGGGCCGTTGCCGACGGGCGCCGAAACCGGTGTCCCGATGGTCGTGACGGTGACCGAGGATGCGGCGAGCGGCGGCCAGATCTGGACCCGCATCAGCGCGCGCAGCAACGGATTTCCGCAAGTGATCCATTCCGCCAAGCGCTTTGCCGGCCCGACCGGCCTGGAGGAATATGTCGGCTACGGCGTCAGCATGGCGTTGCGGATATCGGTCGAGCACGAAGCGCTGGTGTTTCGCAGCGTCGGCTATTCCCTGCAGATCGGGCCGTTGAGATTGCCGCTGCCGCCACGGCTCACGCCCGGCGATCTCGCCGTAACCCATTCCGATCTCGGCGGCGGTACGTTCCGCTTCACGATGGAGATCGTTCATCCGCGCTTCGGCAAACTCATTCGTCAATCCGCCGTGTTCCGGGAGGCCGCATCATGA
- a CDS encoding GbsR/MarR family transcriptional regulator, with protein sequence MTETTDKKKLPAVVERFILHWGDMGDEWGVNRSVSQIHGLLYLAEAPMTAEDIAETLGMARSNVSNSIKELLAWNLIRRVPILGDRRDHFEAETDIWEVAARIAARRKEREIDPAVDALRACVSDAADDPTISPVAAKRLKEMLAFTELVDRWYMQMLKVPRPRLVALIKLGEKIVSFLPAGKSR encoded by the coding sequence ATGACAGAAACAACCGACAAAAAGAAACTCCCCGCCGTCGTCGAGCGGTTCATCCTGCACTGGGGTGACATGGGGGACGAGTGGGGCGTCAACCGCTCCGTCAGCCAGATCCACGGCCTGCTTTACCTCGCCGAGGCGCCGATGACGGCGGAGGATATCGCCGAGACGCTCGGCATGGCGCGGTCCAACGTTTCCAATTCCATCAAGGAACTGCTGGCCTGGAACCTGATCCGGCGGGTGCCGATCCTCGGCGACCGCCGCGATCATTTCGAGGCGGAGACCGACATCTGGGAAGTCGCGGCACGGATCGCCGCCCGCCGCAAGGAGCGCGAGATCGACCCCGCGGTCGATGCGCTGCGCGCCTGCGTCTCCGACGCGGCTGACGATCCGACCATCAGCCCGGTCGCGGCCAAGCGGCTGAAGGAAATGCTGGCTTTCACGGAGCTGGTCGACCGCTGGTACATGCAGATGCTCAAGGTGCCGCGGCCGAGGCTGGTTGCGCTGATCAAGCTTGGCGAGAAGATCGTCAGCTTCTTGCCCGCAGGCAAATCCAGATAG